Proteins encoded together in one Luteimonas fraxinea window:
- the acnB gene encoding bifunctional aconitate hydratase 2/2-methylisocitrate dehydratase — MLEAYRHHVAEREALGIPPLPLDAQQTAAVIELLKNPPAGEDAFLLDLLTHRVPAGVDDAAKVKASYLAAIAFGTERSALITRARATELLGTMLGGYNVQPLVDLLDDAEVGAIAAEGLKHTLLVFDAFHDVEEKSKAGNANAKGVIQSWADAEWFTSKPEVPQSMTLTVFKVPGETNTDDLSPAPDATTRPDIPMHALAMLKNAREGAAFVPEEDGKRGPIQAIRDLKEKGHLVAYVGDVVGTGSSRKSATNSVLWWTGEDIPFIPNKRFGGVCLGSKIAPIFYNTMEDAGALPIELDVSQMEQGDVIELRPYDGKALKDGNVIAEFQVKSEVLFDEVRAGGRIPLIVGRGLTAKARESLGLPTLELFRLPQQPANTGKGFSLAQKMVGRAIGLPEGQGVRPGTYCEPRMTSVGSQDTTGPMTRDELKDLACLGFSSDLVMQSFCHTAAYPKPVDVKTHHTLPEFISTRGGISLRPGDGIIHSWLNRMLLPDTVGTGGDSHTRFPIGISFPAGSGLVAFAAATGVMPLDMPESVLVRFKGKMQPGVTLRDLVNAIPLYAIKAGLLTVAKQGKQNIFSGRILEIEGLPDLKVEQAFELSDASAERSAAGCTVHLDKAPIIEYITSNIVMLKWMISEGYADARSIQRRIEKMEAWLADPQLLKGDADAEYAAVIEIDLADVHEPILACPNDPDDVKMLSEVAGVEIDEVFIGSCMTNIGHFRAASKLLEGKRDIPTKLWVAPPTKMDAAELTKEGHYGTFGAAGARMEMPGCSLCMGNQAQVREGATVFSTSTRNFPNRLGRNSNVYLGSAELAAICSRLGRIPTKAEYMADVGVLDASATEIYRYMNFDQIAEYVDAGEKTAA; from the coding sequence ATGTTGGAAGCCTACCGCCACCACGTTGCCGAGCGCGAAGCGCTGGGAATCCCGCCGCTGCCGCTCGATGCGCAGCAGACCGCTGCCGTCATCGAACTGCTGAAGAATCCGCCGGCCGGTGAGGATGCGTTCCTGCTCGACCTGTTGACCCACCGCGTGCCGGCCGGCGTCGACGACGCCGCCAAGGTCAAGGCCTCGTACCTCGCCGCCATCGCATTCGGCACCGAGCGCAGCGCGCTGATCACCCGCGCGCGCGCCACCGAACTGCTGGGCACGATGCTCGGCGGCTACAACGTGCAGCCGCTGGTCGATCTGCTCGACGACGCCGAAGTCGGCGCGATCGCCGCCGAAGGCCTAAAGCACACGCTGCTGGTGTTCGACGCGTTCCACGACGTCGAAGAGAAGTCCAAGGCCGGCAACGCCAACGCCAAAGGCGTGATCCAGAGCTGGGCTGACGCCGAGTGGTTCACCAGCAAGCCGGAAGTGCCGCAGTCGATGACGCTGACGGTGTTCAAGGTGCCGGGCGAGACCAATACCGACGACCTGTCGCCGGCGCCCGACGCGACCACGCGTCCCGACATCCCGATGCACGCGCTGGCGATGCTGAAGAACGCGCGCGAAGGCGCGGCCTTCGTGCCGGAAGAAGACGGCAAGCGCGGGCCGATCCAGGCCATCCGTGATCTGAAGGAGAAGGGCCACCTGGTCGCCTACGTCGGCGACGTGGTCGGTACCGGTTCGAGCCGCAAGTCGGCGACCAACAGCGTGCTGTGGTGGACCGGCGAGGACATTCCGTTCATTCCGAACAAGCGCTTCGGCGGCGTGTGCCTGGGTTCGAAGATCGCGCCGATCTTCTACAACACGATGGAAGATGCCGGCGCGCTGCCGATCGAACTCGACGTGTCGCAGATGGAGCAGGGCGATGTCATCGAACTGCGTCCGTATGACGGCAAGGCGCTCAAGGACGGCAATGTGATCGCCGAATTCCAGGTCAAGTCCGAAGTGTTGTTCGACGAAGTGCGCGCCGGCGGCCGCATTCCGCTGATCGTCGGCCGCGGCCTGACCGCCAAGGCGCGCGAATCGTTGGGCCTGCCGACGCTGGAACTGTTCCGTCTGCCGCAGCAGCCGGCCAACACCGGCAAGGGCTTCTCGCTCGCGCAGAAGATGGTCGGCCGTGCAATCGGTCTGCCGGAAGGCCAGGGCGTGCGTCCGGGCACCTATTGCGAGCCGCGGATGACGTCCGTGGGGTCGCAGGACACCACCGGTCCGATGACCCGCGACGAGCTCAAGGACCTCGCATGCCTCGGCTTCTCGTCGGATCTGGTGATGCAGTCGTTCTGCCACACCGCGGCGTATCCCAAGCCGGTCGACGTCAAGACGCACCACACGCTGCCGGAGTTCATCTCCACGCGCGGCGGCATTTCGCTACGTCCGGGCGACGGCATCATCCACAGCTGGCTCAACCGCATGCTGCTGCCCGACACCGTCGGCACCGGCGGTGACTCGCACACGCGCTTCCCGATCGGCATCTCGTTCCCGGCGGGCTCGGGTCTGGTTGCGTTCGCAGCGGCGACTGGCGTCATGCCGCTCGACATGCCGGAATCGGTGCTGGTCCGCTTCAAGGGCAAGATGCAGCCCGGCGTGACCCTGCGTGATCTGGTCAACGCGATTCCGCTGTACGCGATCAAGGCCGGTCTGCTGACCGTCGCCAAGCAGGGCAAGCAGAACATCTTCTCCGGCCGCATTCTCGAGATCGAAGGTCTGCCGGATCTCAAGGTCGAGCAGGCGTTCGAACTGTCCGACGCCTCGGCTGAGCGTTCCGCGGCCGGTTGCACCGTGCACCTCGACAAGGCGCCGATCATCGAATACATCACGTCGAACATCGTGATGCTGAAGTGGATGATCAGCGAAGGCTACGCCGACGCGCGTTCGATCCAGCGCCGCATCGAGAAGATGGAAGCCTGGCTCGCCGATCCGCAGCTGCTCAAGGGCGACGCCGATGCCGAGTACGCCGCGGTCATCGAGATCGACCTGGCCGACGTGCACGAGCCGATCCTGGCCTGCCCGAACGATCCGGACGACGTGAAGATGCTGTCCGAAGTCGCCGGCGTCGAGATCGACGAAGTATTCATCGGTTCGTGCATGACCAACATCGGCCACTTCCGCGCCGCGTCCAAGCTGCTCGAAGGCAAGCGCGACATTCCGACCAAGCTCTGGGTGGCACCGCCGACGAAGATGGACGCCGCCGAGCTGACCAAGGAAGGCCATTACGGCACCTTCGGCGCCGCCGGTGCGCGCATGGAAATGCCGGGCTGCTCGCTGTGCATGGGCAACCAGGCGCAGGTGCGCGAAGGCGCGACGGTGTTCTCGACCTCGACGCGCAACTTCCCGAACCGTCTGGGCCGCAACTCGAACGTGTATCTGGGTTCGGCCGAACTCGCCGCGATCTGTTCGCGCCTCGGCCGCATCCCGACCAAGGCCGAGTACATGGCCGATGTCGGTGTGCTGGATGCGTCAGCGACCGAGATCTACCGCTACATGAACTTCGACCAGATTGCGGAGTACGTGGACGCGGGCGAGAAGACCGCCGCCTGA
- a CDS encoding histidine phosphatase family protein, producing the protein MARLTFVRHGESVANAGGQTLPHATIPLSARGRTQADWLATQLAGAIAGPVYVSHFDRARSTAQAFCAFTGRDAQVHPLLHEFSAIDPARIAGLTGEQRRPLTEAYWTRGDREERMGDEADTFAEVVARIDAFIDAMPSLDDDSVLFGHGIWFGLLAWRLMGFAADTPGDMRAFRQFQVALPMPNCAVYELTGSGRHWHLHYRADLARGIAAL; encoded by the coding sequence ATGGCGCGGCTGACCTTCGTCCGCCACGGCGAAAGCGTGGCCAATGCCGGCGGGCAGACCCTGCCTCACGCCACGATTCCACTGTCCGCGCGCGGACGCACGCAGGCCGACTGGCTGGCCACGCAACTGGCGGGCGCGATTGCCGGTCCCGTGTACGTTTCGCACTTCGATCGTGCGCGCTCGACCGCGCAGGCGTTCTGCGCGTTCACCGGGCGCGATGCGCAGGTGCATCCGCTGCTGCACGAATTCTCGGCGATCGATCCCGCGCGGATCGCAGGTCTGACCGGGGAACAGCGGCGTCCGTTGACCGAGGCCTACTGGACACGCGGCGACCGTGAGGAACGCATGGGTGACGAGGCCGACACGTTCGCCGAGGTCGTCGCGCGCATCGACGCCTTCATCGACGCGATGCCATCGCTGGACGACGACAGCGTGCTGTTCGGGCATGGCATCTGGTTCGGTCTGCTGGCATGGCGCCTGATGGGTTTCGCGGCCGACACACCCGGTGACATGCGCGCTTTCCGCCAGTTCCAGGTCGCGCTGCCGATGCCCAACTGTGCGGTCTACGAATTGACCGGCAGCGGCCGTCACTGGCATCTGCACTATCGCGCCGACCTCGCGCGCGGCATCGCCGCGCTGTAG
- the hflD gene encoding high frequency lysogenization protein HflD — translation MEQRVLALAGMAQALKQVRRIAETGQADAAVLSTALDSVFRIDATSPADVYGGRDAVVPGLMLLRDYFGNQGSDPLLPKLGLAVVQLERRFIQDSAVSGEVHHGILEIKPKAEELGHTHPEVLAALGALYADTVSHLRPKVMVQGNPHYLGQANVVAEIRAVLLASLRSAVLWRQMGGSLWDFLLRRQQMLKSI, via the coding sequence ATGGAGCAACGTGTCCTCGCCCTCGCCGGCATGGCGCAGGCGCTCAAGCAGGTCCGCCGCATCGCCGAGACCGGCCAGGCCGACGCCGCGGTACTGTCGACCGCGCTCGACAGCGTGTTCCGCATCGATGCCACGTCGCCCGCCGATGTCTACGGCGGTCGCGATGCGGTCGTGCCCGGCCTGATGCTGCTGCGCGACTATTTCGGCAACCAGGGCAGCGACCCGCTGCTGCCCAAGCTCGGCCTCGCGGTCGTGCAACTGGAGCGCCGCTTCATCCAGGACAGCGCCGTCAGCGGCGAAGTCCACCACGGCATCCTCGAGATCAAGCCCAAGGCCGAGGAGCTCGGACACACCCATCCGGAAGTGCTGGCCGCACTCGGCGCGCTGTATGCCGACACCGTGAGCCACTTGCGTCCGAAGGTGATGGTCCAGGGCAATCCGCATTACCTCGGCCAGGCCAACGTCGTCGCTGAAATCCGCGCGGTGCTGCTGGCCTCGCTGCGTTCGGCGGTGTTGTGGCGGCAGATGGGCGGCAGCCTGTGGGACTTCCTGCTGCGCCGGCAGCAGATGCTCAAGTCGATCTGA
- the mnmA gene encoding tRNA 2-thiouridine(34) synthase MnmA, protein MSAPEVIVGMSGGVDSSVAALLLRDAGTPLAGLFMQNWAEDGSGDCRAEDDRRDAVAVSGRLGLPIHFRDFSGEYWAGVFEHFIAEYAAGRTPNPDVLCNREIKFKHFLEAARDLGAARIATGHYARVDFEGGRWRLLRACDRNKDQSYFLHQLGQSQLAATLFPLGDLPKTDVRALARTAGLPTAEKKDSTGICFIGERDFRTFLGQYLPARQGEMRTPDGHRVGMHPGVFYFTLGQREGLQIGGVRGFDAAPWYVVGKDVGDNVLFVAQGADTPYLLSSHLTSEPAHWIASDPPAQRFRCTAQTRYRQHEESCEVTIDANTGQLDVRFDRPQRAVTPGQSVVLYDGDVCLGGAVIARTDAPLELRARGVPA, encoded by the coding sequence GTGAGCGCCCCGGAGGTCATCGTCGGCATGTCCGGCGGCGTGGATTCCTCGGTGGCCGCACTGCTGCTGCGCGACGCGGGCACGCCGCTGGCCGGACTGTTCATGCAGAACTGGGCCGAAGACGGCAGCGGCGACTGCCGGGCCGAGGACGATCGCCGCGACGCGGTCGCCGTCTCCGGCCGGCTGGGCCTGCCGATCCACTTCCGCGATTTCTCCGGCGAATACTGGGCCGGCGTGTTCGAGCACTTCATCGCCGAATACGCGGCCGGCCGCACGCCGAATCCCGACGTGCTGTGCAATCGCGAGATCAAGTTCAAGCATTTCCTCGAGGCGGCGCGCGACCTCGGTGCGGCCAGGATTGCGACCGGGCACTACGCGCGCGTGGACTTCGAAGGCGGCCGTTGGCGCCTGCTGCGCGCGTGTGACCGCAACAAGGACCAGAGCTACTTCCTGCACCAGCTCGGCCAGTCGCAGCTCGCTGCCACCCTGTTTCCGCTCGGTGATCTGCCCAAGACCGATGTGCGCGCCCTCGCCCGCACCGCCGGCCTGCCGACCGCGGAGAAGAAGGATTCGACCGGCATCTGCTTCATCGGCGAACGCGACTTCCGCACGTTCCTCGGCCAGTACCTGCCCGCACGCCAGGGCGAGATGCGCACGCCTGACGGACATCGCGTCGGCATGCATCCCGGCGTCTTCTATTTCACCCTCGGTCAGCGCGAAGGGCTGCAGATCGGGGGCGTGCGCGGCTTCGACGCGGCGCCCTGGTATGTGGTCGGCAAGGATGTGGGCGACAATGTGCTCTTCGTCGCCCAGGGCGCCGACACGCCGTACCTGCTGTCGTCGCATCTGACGAGCGAACCCGCACACTGGATCGCCAGCGACCCGCCGGCGCAGCGCTTCCGCTGCACCGCCCAGACCCGTTACCGGCAACACGAGGAATCCTGCGAAGTGACCATCGACGCGAACACCGGCCAGCTCGACGTGCGGTTCGACCGCCCCCAGCGTGCGGTCACGCCCGGACAGTCCGTGGTGCTCTACGACGGCGACGTCTGCCTCGGCGGCGCGGTCATCGCGCGCACCGACGCGCCGCTCGAACTGCGCGCACGCGGGGTGCCGGCATGA
- a CDS encoding NUDIX hydrolase — protein sequence MAVSADPRFWQPDVTVATVVMDGGRVLCIEERVDGRLVINQPAGHLEPDESLLHAAVRETLEESGWTVELTGFIGSYLWKSAPRPGEANGRHFLRFAFAARPLSHDPARALDEGIEKATWFTPAQLQAEAARHRSPLVWQVVADCLAGQRFPLSAVRQIP from the coding sequence ATGGCGGTGTCCGCCGATCCGCGCTTCTGGCAGCCGGATGTGACCGTCGCCACCGTGGTCATGGATGGCGGCCGCGTGCTCTGCATCGAGGAGCGCGTCGACGGGCGCCTGGTGATCAACCAGCCGGCCGGCCATCTGGAACCGGACGAATCGCTGCTGCACGCCGCCGTGCGCGAGACGCTCGAGGAATCGGGCTGGACGGTCGAGCTGACCGGCTTCATCGGCAGTTATCTTTGGAAGTCCGCGCCGCGCCCGGGCGAGGCCAACGGCCGGCATTTCCTGCGTTTCGCCTTCGCCGCGCGCCCGCTGTCGCACGATCCGGCGCGCGCGCTCGACGAAGGCATCGAGAAAGCCACCTGGTTCACCCCGGCGCAGCTGCAGGCCGAAGCGGCGCGACACCGCAGCCCGCTGGTCTGGCAGGTCGTCGCCGATTGCCTCGCCGGCCAGCGCTTCCCGTTGTCGGCCGTGCGCCAGATTCCGTGA
- a CDS encoding YbjN domain-containing protein, with product MHHRRLFRASRLLPLACLLALSPIVAAGEGAPERQPPAADLVPSAEDTLAQRLDAHGVRYERDEDGDYRVVFAWQQENRSQLAFVAGSAHVLGDSAVREVFSPAAPVPAGGFSAEQADMLLRDSQRNILGGWEIAGDTLFYVIKLHDDADGARFEQALEIAAQLADDMELQLTGEDNL from the coding sequence ATGCATCACCGCCGCCTGTTCCGGGCATCGCGCCTGTTGCCGCTCGCCTGCCTGCTCGCCCTGTCGCCGATCGTCGCGGCCGGAGAAGGCGCGCCGGAGCGTCAACCGCCCGCGGCCGACCTCGTCCCCAGCGCCGAAGACACGCTCGCGCAGCGGCTCGACGCCCACGGCGTGCGCTACGAGCGCGATGAGGACGGCGATTACCGCGTCGTGTTCGCCTGGCAGCAGGAGAACCGCAGCCAGCTCGCGTTCGTCGCCGGCAGCGCCCACGTGCTCGGCGACAGCGCAGTCCGGGAGGTGTTCTCGCCCGCCGCGCCGGTGCCCGCGGGCGGCTTCAGCGCCGAGCAGGCCGACATGCTGCTGCGCGACAGCCAGCGCAATATTCTCGGCGGGTGGGAGATCGCGGGCGACACACTGTTCTATGTGATCAAACTCCACGACGACGCTGACGGCGCGCGTTTCGAGCAGGCGCTCGAAATCGCCGCGCAGTTGGCCGACGACATGGAGCTGCAGCTCACCGGCGAGGACAATCTCTGA
- the clpS gene encoding ATP-dependent Clp protease adapter ClpS, with product MSRRHEHEHDHGTAVAPGRPEVAPPPLYSVLLLNDDYTPMDFVVEILVRFFALDLERATQVMLHVHTRGRGVCGIYSREVAESKVAQVNEYARLNLHPLLCTMEKA from the coding sequence ATGAGTCGCAGACACGAACACGAACATGATCACGGCACTGCGGTGGCCCCCGGCCGCCCGGAAGTCGCGCCACCGCCGCTGTACTCGGTGCTGCTGCTCAATGACGACTACACGCCGATGGACTTCGTGGTCGAGATCCTGGTGCGGTTCTTCGCGCTGGATCTCGAACGCGCGACCCAGGTGATGCTCCACGTGCACACGCGCGGCCGGGGCGTGTGCGGCATCTACAGCCGGGAAGTCGCGGAGTCGAAGGTCGCGCAGGTGAACGAATACGCACGGCTCAATCTGCACCCCTTGCTCTGCACGATGGAAAAGGCCTAA
- the clpA gene encoding ATP-dependent Clp protease ATP-binding subunit ClpA: MFSKDLEFTIGQCYKRAREARDEYMTVEHLLLSLLENPSAEAVLKATGADFERLRGDLEQAILTSVTKLAEDDTRDTQPTLGFQRVLQRAVYHVQSSGKKEVTGANVLVAIFGEKDSHAVYYLNQQDVTRLDVVNYLSHGIAKSGGEEPDGAHEDPAQARTEGAEGEGKGDALAEFASDLNVAAQEGRIDPLVGRAEEVERTIQVLCRRRKNNPLYVGEAGVGKTAIAEGLAKRIVDGEVPEVLADATIYSLDLGALVAGTKYRGDFEKRLKAVLTAIKKHPGAILFIDEIHTIIGAGSASGGTMDASNLIKPALASGELRCIGSTTFQEYRGIFEKDRALARRFQKIDIVEPTVSETYQILQGLKPRYEAHHDVTYADEALQAAVDLSVKHIADRLLPDKAIDVIDEAGARQRLLPEGVRKALIDVEEVETIVAKMARIPAKQVSATDKDVLEHLERNLKMVIFGQDPAIEMLTSAIKLSRSGLGSPDKPIGNFLFAGPTGVGKTEVTRQLALQLGIELVRFDMSEYMESHSVSRLIGAPPGYVGFDQGGLLTEKIVKTPHCVLLLDEVEKAHPDIFNILLQVMDRGVLTDTNGREANFRNVILVMTTNAGATQASRRSIGFMRQDHSSDAMEVIRKSFTPEFRNRLDAVVQFQSLGFEHILRVVDKFMIELESQLHDKNVSLSATPAARDWLAQHGFDPQMGARPMSRVIQDKVKRRLADELLFGKLANGGRVSIDVQDGELTVETWAEPERLLTATVD, from the coding sequence ATGTTCAGCAAAGATCTCGAGTTCACGATCGGCCAGTGCTACAAGCGCGCCCGCGAGGCCCGCGACGAGTACATGACGGTCGAACACCTGCTGTTGTCGCTGCTCGAGAACCCGTCCGCGGAGGCCGTGCTCAAGGCCACCGGCGCGGATTTCGAGCGCCTGCGTGGCGACCTCGAGCAGGCCATCCTCACATCGGTCACCAAGCTGGCCGAAGACGACACGCGTGACACCCAGCCCACGCTCGGGTTCCAGCGCGTGCTGCAGCGTGCCGTCTACCACGTGCAGTCCTCTGGCAAGAAGGAAGTCACCGGCGCGAACGTGCTGGTCGCGATCTTCGGCGAGAAGGATTCGCACGCGGTCTACTACCTCAACCAGCAGGACGTGACCCGTCTGGATGTCGTCAACTATCTCTCCCACGGCATCGCCAAGAGCGGTGGCGAGGAGCCCGACGGCGCGCACGAGGATCCGGCGCAGGCCCGGACAGAAGGTGCCGAAGGCGAGGGCAAGGGCGATGCGCTGGCCGAGTTCGCGAGCGATCTCAACGTGGCCGCGCAGGAAGGCCGCATCGACCCGCTGGTCGGCCGCGCCGAGGAAGTGGAACGCACGATCCAGGTGCTGTGCCGCCGCCGCAAGAACAATCCGCTTTACGTCGGCGAAGCCGGCGTGGGCAAGACTGCGATCGCGGAAGGCCTGGCCAAGCGCATCGTCGATGGCGAAGTGCCCGAAGTGCTGGCCGACGCGACGATCTACTCGCTCGATCTGGGCGCGCTGGTCGCGGGCACCAAGTACCGCGGTGATTTCGAGAAGCGTCTGAAGGCGGTGCTGACCGCGATCAAGAAGCATCCCGGCGCGATCCTCTTCATCGACGAGATCCACACCATCATCGGCGCCGGTTCGGCCTCGGGCGGCACGATGGACGCGTCGAACCTGATCAAGCCGGCGCTGGCGTCGGGCGAGCTGCGCTGCATCGGCTCGACCACGTTCCAGGAATACCGCGGCATCTTCGAAAAGGACCGCGCACTGGCGCGCCGCTTCCAGAAGATCGACATCGTCGAGCCGACCGTCAGCGAGACCTACCAGATCCTGCAGGGCCTCAAGCCGCGCTATGAGGCGCACCACGACGTGACCTACGCCGATGAGGCACTGCAGGCCGCAGTGGACCTGTCGGTCAAGCACATCGCCGACCGTTTGCTGCCCGACAAGGCCATCGACGTCATCGACGAAGCCGGCGCGCGTCAGCGTCTGTTGCCCGAAGGCGTGCGCAAGGCGCTGATCGATGTCGAGGAAGTCGAGACCATCGTCGCCAAGATGGCGCGCATTCCGGCCAAGCAGGTCAGCGCGACCGACAAGGACGTGCTCGAGCATCTGGAGCGCAATCTCAAGATGGTGATCTTCGGGCAGGACCCGGCGATCGAGATGCTGACCTCGGCGATCAAGCTGTCGCGCTCGGGTCTCGGCAGCCCGGACAAGCCGATCGGCAACTTCCTGTTCGCCGGTCCCACCGGTGTCGGCAAGACCGAGGTCACGCGTCAGCTGGCGCTGCAGCTCGGCATCGAGCTGGTGCGCTTCGACATGTCCGAGTACATGGAGTCGCATTCGGTGAGCCGACTGATCGGTGCGCCGCCGGGCTACGTCGGTTTCGACCAGGGCGGCCTGCTGACCGAGAAGATCGTCAAGACGCCGCACTGCGTGCTGCTGCTCGACGAGGTGGAGAAGGCGCATCCGGACATCTTCAACATCCTGTTGCAGGTCATGGACCGCGGTGTGCTGACCGACACCAACGGTCGCGAAGCAAACTTCCGCAACGTGATCCTGGTGATGACGACGAACGCGGGTGCCACCCAGGCGTCGCGCCGTTCGATCGGCTTCATGCGCCAGGACCACAGCAGCGATGCGATGGAAGTGATCCGCAAAAGCTTCACGCCGGAATTCCGCAACCGTCTCGATGCGGTGGTGCAGTTCCAGTCGCTGGGCTTCGAGCACATCCTGCGCGTGGTCGACAAGTTCATGATCGAACTGGAGTCGCAGCTGCACGACAAGAACGTCTCGCTGTCGGCCACGCCGGCCGCGCGCGACTGGCTGGCCCAACACGGCTTCGATCCGCAGATGGGTGCGCGTCCGATGTCGCGCGTCATCCAGGACAAGGTCAAGCGTCGTCTGGCCGACGAACTGCTGTTCGGCAAGCTGGCCAACGGCGGCCGGGTGTCGATCGACGTGCAGGACGGCGAACTCACCGTCGAAACCTGGGCGGAACCGGAGCGTCTGCTCACCGCGACGGTCGACTGA
- the infA gene encoding translation initiation factor IF-1 — MAKDDVIEFEGAVSETLPNTMFRVKLENGHEIIAHISGRMRKNYIRILTGDRVKVEMTPYDLTKGRITYRMK, encoded by the coding sequence ATGGCGAAAGACGACGTCATCGAGTTCGAAGGCGCGGTCTCCGAGACCCTCCCGAACACCATGTTCCGGGTGAAGCTCGAGAACGGCCACGAAATCATTGCGCACATCTCCGGACGTATGCGCAAGAACTACATCCGCATCCTGACCGGTGACCGGGTCAAGGTGGAAATGACGCCCTACGATCTGACCAAGGGCCGCATCACCTACCGCATGAAGTAA
- the aat gene encoding leucyl/phenylalanyl-tRNA--protein transferase, with protein sequence MSLHLPRLGVEPDAPFPPVDSALRRPDGLLAFGGDLSVPRLHNAYRHGVFPWFSDGQPILWWSPDPRTVFETAELRPNRRFARTLRGSDWTLRADTAFAEVVTACAQAPRPGQDGTWITDSMRDAYAALHAAGAAHSVEVFDGAELVGGIYGVSIGRMFFGESMFSARTGASKAALFGLARQMRHWDMPLIDAQVGNPHLASLGAASWPRERFIESVDVLAEAPAPVMGAWTGAFGEIPAALLGAPD encoded by the coding sequence GTGAGCCTGCATCTGCCGCGCCTCGGCGTGGAGCCGGATGCGCCGTTTCCGCCGGTCGACAGCGCATTGCGCCGTCCCGACGGCCTGCTCGCGTTCGGTGGCGACCTGTCGGTGCCGCGACTGCACAACGCCTATCGGCATGGCGTGTTTCCGTGGTTCTCCGACGGCCAGCCGATCCTGTGGTGGTCGCCGGATCCGCGCACGGTGTTCGAGACCGCGGAGCTGCGCCCCAATCGCCGCTTCGCACGCACCTTGCGCGGCAGCGACTGGACCCTGCGTGCCGATACCGCGTTCGCCGAGGTCGTGACTGCCTGCGCGCAGGCGCCACGCCCCGGGCAGGATGGCACCTGGATCACCGATTCCATGCGCGACGCCTACGCCGCGTTGCACGCGGCAGGCGCCGCCCACAGCGTCGAAGTGTTCGACGGCGCCGAGCTCGTCGGCGGCATCTACGGCGTGTCGATCGGCCGGATGTTCTTCGGCGAAAGCATGTTCAGTGCCCGCACCGGCGCCTCGAAAGCGGCATTGTTCGGTCTCGCCCGGCAGATGCGTCACTGGGACATGCCGCTGATCGATGCCCAAGTCGGCAATCCGCACCTGGCGTCACTGGGCGCGGCCAGCTGGCCGCGTGAACGGTTCATCGAATCGGTCGACGTTCTGGCCGAAGCGCCGGCCCCGGTCATGGGCGCATGGACCGGGGCGTTCGGCGAAATCCCGGCCGCCTTGCTGGGCGCGCCAGACTGA